The following proteins are encoded in a genomic region of Streptomyces gobiensis:
- a CDS encoding DNA repair helicase XPB, producing the protein MNGPLIVQSDKTLLLEVDHEQADECRRSIAPFAELERAPEHIHTYRVTPLGLWNARAAGHDAEQVVDALVSYSRYPVPHALLVDIAETMSRYGRLTLHKHPVHGLVLETTDRPVLEEILRSKRIKPLVGSRIEPDTVAVHPSERGQIKQALLKLGWPAEDMAGYVDGEAHPVELVEQGWALRPYQKQAVESFWHGGSGVVVLPCGAGKTLVGAGAMAEAKATTLILVTNTVSARQWKHELVRRTSLTEDEIGEYSGTRKEIRPVTIATYQVLTTKRKGIYPHLELFDSRDWGLILYDEVHLLPAPVFKFTADLQARRRLGLTATLVREDGRESDVFSLIGPKRFDSPWKEIESQGYIAPADCVEVRVNLTDSERLAYATAETEEKYRFCATTDSKQRVTEALVRRHAGDQTLVIGQYIDQLDELGEHLDAPVIKGDTSNLQREKLFGAFREGEISVLVVSKVANFSIDLPEATVAIQVSGTFGSRQEEAQRLGRVLRPKADGHEARFYSVVARDTIDQDFAAHRQRFLAEQGYAYRIVDADEYLR; encoded by the coding sequence GTGAACGGCCCCCTTATTGTCCAGAGCGACAAGACCCTGCTGCTCGAAGTCGACCATGAGCAGGCAGATGAATGCCGTCGCTCCATCGCCCCGTTCGCGGAACTGGAGCGTGCGCCCGAGCACATCCACACCTACCGGGTGACGCCGCTGGGGCTGTGGAACGCACGGGCGGCGGGACATGACGCCGAACAGGTCGTGGACGCCCTGGTCAGCTACTCACGCTATCCGGTGCCGCACGCGCTGCTCGTCGATATCGCTGAGACGATGTCCCGCTACGGTCGGCTGACGCTCCACAAGCACCCGGTGCATGGGCTGGTCCTGGAGACGACGGACCGGCCGGTACTGGAGGAGATCCTTCGTTCGAAGCGGATCAAACCGCTGGTCGGCAGCCGCATTGAACCCGACACCGTGGCCGTGCATCCCTCCGAGCGGGGTCAGATCAAGCAGGCGCTGCTGAAGCTGGGCTGGCCCGCTGAGGACATGGCCGGGTATGTCGATGGCGAGGCGCACCCGGTTGAGCTGGTGGAGCAGGGCTGGGCGCTGCGGCCATACCAGAAGCAGGCGGTCGAGAGCTTCTGGCACGGCGGCTCGGGTGTGGTGGTGCTGCCGTGCGGGGCCGGTAAGACGCTGGTCGGGGCCGGTGCGATGGCGGAGGCTAAGGCGACGACCCTCATCCTGGTGACGAATACGGTCTCGGCGCGGCAGTGGAAGCACGAGCTGGTCCGGCGGACTTCGCTGACGGAGGACGAGATCGGTGAGTACAGCGGCACAAGGAAGGAAATCCGGCCGGTCACCATCGCTACGTATCAGGTGCTGACGACGAAACGGAAGGGCATCTATCCGCATCTCGAACTCTTCGACTCCCGCGACTGGGGTCTGATCCTCTACGACGAGGTTCATCTCCTCCCCGCCCCGGTTTTCAAGTTCACCGCGGACCTTCAGGCCCGCCGACGGCTGGGCCTCACCGCGACCCTGGTGCGGGAGGACGGCCGGGAATCGGATGTCTTCTCGCTCATCGGCCCGAAGCGGTTTGATTCGCCCTGGAAGGAAATCGAGTCGCAGGGGTATATCGCTCCCGCGGACTGTGTGGAGGTCCGCGTCAATCTGACGGACTCCGAACGGCTCGCGTACGCGACCGCCGAGACGGAGGAGAAGTACCGCTTCTGCGCGACGACGGACTCCAAGCAGCGGGTGACGGAGGCGCTGGTACGGCGGCACGCGGGCGATCAGACCCTGGTTATCGGCCAGTACATCGACCAGCTCGACGAGCTGGGTGAGCATCTTGACGCGCCGGTCATCAAGGGCGATACGAGCAATCTGCAGCGGGAGAAGCTGTTTGGGGCCTTCCGGGAGGGCGAGATCTCGGTTCTCGTCGTCTCCAAGGTCGCGAACTTCTCGATCGACCTGCCGGAGGCGACGGTCGCCATCCAGGTCTCCGGGACGTTCGGCTCGCGCCAGGAGGAGGCCCAGCGACTGGGCCGGGTCCTCCGGCCGAAGGCGGACGGGCACGAGGCGCGCTTCTACTCGGTGGTCGCCCGCGACACGATCGACCAGGACTTCGCGGCCCACCGCCAGCGGTTCCTGGCAGAACAGGGCTACGCCTACCGGATCGTCGACGCCGATGAGTACCTTCGCTGA
- a CDS encoding CHAT domain-containing protein — protein sequence MTEHGKRNHRSATGLVPCPHCTIPMAPPEAVTELTFPDDVSRLDAFVRGVLNTVQHLCGRRVIAPDPVRVLRPDACTAVVIGAFAPAPAGWTVIRVDDLSAVQAVVNAWIVDEGNTLLEEMQAQRVDFCAVPPVRLLALSLWAHSLETASADLPLEESPEYARQLATLITSAVIEALAEDTARRSAPHELSDVLRVRIPASCLTPEVLAELAERCSDRLPFGEPDMLTRIPPLWRTEYSNAAAYALAGVANPRSDRWATMLAGLWLLRERSGVAIDEQFFLTSPVLTATVKFEELFIVAVSMFFPDGQPRLAELPSLRDLFAGLMAHAGFRDAFRERLLRLQLTLVAHSNTRHTPTEIAENTRLAMAASGVDPDEVGRAMADMAKLLVASSQEPTAVVETFYHHAQEHLPSRGLAMFVARCGGWLADIGQNRLAAAMVDALLDGDDLDLAADRPKERAYLMNQIGNVLHGAGRPQVALDAYELAMDACAMLPEAESHLPAIRDNIARVLRELGRLSEAQAILEAEVDTAPEDAGLRHSVALFCEQVGDLEGALTHLAAALAVNGDVHPTTLLGCLLTRSNVLRAMGHHDEALRSVLAADRAELASNPQEKLGLAAAALRIRPADAALVAFQEECRDRLLGQPDQLAAADPGIRQAVATERVNEALQEGNHAAARSALETLFPTVTDPARSVAEVSLLWARVLAAEPDGDPWPWLRHCIRALDARIPTGVDGPYAMGHVAFLRDLIDAALALAADIGGEPCDLMAVYELANGRELDAHRGVATPDDVVADIRARGDGHDVVAILDGEHQLTLVAVPAARQRPATVTTVRADAAEVAHAVDEVLRLNTANPVAPHWVDHRMKRWWALADRLAVAVRELVTPGNGLVLLPGRRLAAAPLHAVGWPQQSLVEDGPVTICPNARVYCSATAPRERRSGTGLVAVPKTGDRPEFVAALDKTVSYVAELVSRPTVLQNTDADIDGVLAVAAVSDEVVLVCHGLASAGEGRGPAICVAAEGHLPPPMLPVKEDEVLSAFALDWSSLMRIDAAPSLIVTVACSSGRSVTGPGGSRIGLEQGHLNRGGHAVISPLWDVQQEPALLWLRAFYAAHASGETHDLATAHRVATLTVAERYPHPFAWAPFVLTSRAASTGLGCPPTNGETT from the coding sequence GTGACGGAACATGGTAAGCGGAATCACCGGTCGGCCACAGGCCTGGTGCCCTGCCCGCACTGCACCATCCCGATGGCGCCGCCCGAGGCGGTGACCGAACTGACCTTTCCGGACGATGTCTCGCGTCTGGACGCGTTCGTCCGCGGGGTCCTCAACACGGTTCAGCACCTGTGCGGGAGGCGGGTCATCGCGCCGGACCCGGTGCGGGTGCTGCGGCCGGACGCCTGCACCGCGGTGGTCATCGGTGCGTTCGCGCCCGCGCCCGCGGGTTGGACGGTGATCCGTGTCGACGACCTGTCCGCCGTGCAGGCCGTCGTGAACGCCTGGATAGTAGACGAGGGCAACACCCTGCTAGAAGAAATGCAGGCCCAGCGCGTCGACTTCTGTGCCGTCCCGCCGGTGCGGCTGCTGGCTCTGTCACTCTGGGCGCATTCTCTGGAAACGGCATCTGCGGACCTGCCCCTGGAGGAGTCGCCGGAGTACGCTCGTCAGCTCGCCACCTTGATCACGTCCGCCGTAATTGAGGCACTCGCTGAGGACACTGCACGTCGGTCCGCCCCGCACGAGCTGTCAGATGTCCTGCGCGTCCGTATACCAGCCAGCTGCCTTACCCCCGAAGTCCTCGCCGAGCTGGCTGAGCGCTGCTCGGACCGACTGCCCTTCGGCGAGCCCGACATGCTGACTCGGATACCACCCCTGTGGCGGACCGAGTACAGCAACGCCGCGGCATACGCCCTCGCCGGTGTGGCCAACCCCCGTTCCGACCGGTGGGCCACGATGCTGGCCGGGCTGTGGCTGCTGCGGGAACGTAGCGGTGTCGCTATCGACGAGCAGTTCTTCCTGACCAGTCCGGTTCTGACCGCGACTGTTAAGTTCGAGGAGTTGTTCATCGTCGCGGTATCGATGTTCTTTCCCGACGGACAGCCGAGGCTGGCCGAACTGCCATCCTTACGGGACCTGTTCGCCGGGCTGATGGCACACGCCGGATTCCGGGACGCGTTCCGGGAACGGCTGCTGCGTCTTCAGCTCACGCTCGTCGCCCACAGCAATACCCGGCACACGCCCACCGAGATCGCCGAGAACACTCGGCTGGCCATGGCGGCTTCGGGCGTGGATCCCGACGAGGTGGGCCGGGCCATGGCGGACATGGCGAAGCTCCTGGTGGCCAGCAGCCAGGAGCCGACCGCGGTGGTAGAGACCTTCTACCACCACGCGCAGGAGCATCTACCGAGCAGAGGGCTCGCCATGTTCGTCGCGCGATGCGGTGGGTGGCTGGCCGATATCGGGCAGAACCGCCTCGCCGCAGCCATGGTCGACGCACTCCTAGACGGCGATGACCTCGATCTGGCCGCCGACCGGCCGAAGGAACGCGCCTACCTGATGAACCAGATCGGTAACGTTCTTCACGGGGCCGGCCGGCCCCAGGTTGCCCTCGATGCCTACGAACTCGCCATGGACGCCTGCGCGATGCTGCCGGAGGCAGAGAGCCACCTCCCCGCCATCCGGGACAACATCGCGAGGGTGTTGAGGGAACTCGGTCGCCTGAGCGAGGCGCAGGCGATCCTCGAGGCCGAGGTCGACACCGCGCCGGAGGACGCCGGTCTGCGGCACTCGGTCGCACTGTTCTGCGAGCAGGTGGGCGACCTGGAGGGTGCGCTCACACATCTCGCTGCCGCCCTGGCGGTCAACGGCGACGTGCATCCCACCACCCTGCTGGGCTGCCTGCTCACCCGCAGCAACGTGCTACGGGCGATGGGGCACCACGACGAGGCCCTGCGCTCGGTGCTGGCCGCCGACCGGGCGGAGCTCGCCTCGAATCCGCAGGAGAAGCTGGGACTGGCGGCAGCGGCCCTGCGGATTCGTCCTGCGGACGCGGCACTCGTGGCCTTTCAGGAGGAGTGTCGCGACCGACTGCTCGGCCAGCCGGACCAGCTGGCCGCCGCCGATCCCGGCATCCGCCAGGCAGTGGCGACCGAACGGGTGAACGAGGCGCTGCAGGAAGGCAATCATGCCGCCGCCCGTTCAGCGTTGGAAACCCTCTTCCCCACGGTGACCGACCCGGCGAGGTCTGTCGCGGAGGTGAGTCTACTCTGGGCGCGGGTGCTCGCCGCAGAGCCCGACGGGGACCCCTGGCCCTGGCTGCGGCACTGCATCCGCGCACTCGACGCCCGCATCCCGACAGGGGTGGATGGCCCGTACGCCATGGGGCACGTCGCCTTCCTCCGCGATCTGATCGACGCGGCTCTCGCGTTGGCGGCTGATATCGGCGGTGAGCCCTGCGATCTGATGGCAGTGTACGAACTCGCCAATGGTAGGGAGTTGGACGCGCACCGGGGGGTCGCCACTCCTGACGATGTGGTGGCCGACATACGGGCGCGAGGCGACGGCCACGATGTCGTCGCCATCCTTGACGGTGAGCACCAACTGACGCTCGTCGCTGTTCCCGCTGCACGGCAGCGGCCCGCAACGGTCACCACGGTGCGGGCCGACGCTGCGGAGGTGGCGCACGCGGTCGACGAAGTACTGCGCTTGAACACGGCCAACCCCGTGGCCCCTCACTGGGTTGACCATCGCATGAAACGGTGGTGGGCTCTGGCCGATCGTCTCGCCGTCGCCGTGCGCGAACTCGTAACACCCGGCAACGGGCTGGTCCTGCTCCCTGGTCGCCGGCTGGCCGCCGCGCCCCTGCACGCGGTCGGCTGGCCGCAGCAATCGCTGGTCGAGGACGGGCCGGTGACTATCTGCCCCAACGCCCGTGTTTACTGCTCCGCGACCGCACCGCGTGAACGACGAAGCGGCACCGGCCTGGTCGCCGTGCCGAAAACCGGCGACCGACCGGAGTTCGTCGCGGCGCTGGACAAGACCGTCTCGTACGTCGCTGAACTCGTGTCCCGGCCGACCGTCCTGCAGAACACGGACGCCGACATCGACGGCGTCCTCGCTGTGGCCGCGGTATCGGACGAGGTCGTGCTGGTCTGCCACGGACTCGCCTCCGCCGGTGAGGGCCGCGGCCCGGCCATCTGCGTGGCCGCCGAAGGTCATCTGCCTCCACCAATGCTGCCCGTGAAGGAGGACGAAGTCCTGTCGGCCTTCGCTCTGGACTGGTCGAGCCTGATGCGGATCGATGCCGCGCCTTCCCTGATCGTCACTGTGGCCTGTTCGTCCGGCCGCTCGGTCACCGGACCTGGCGGTAGCCGTATCGGCCTGGAACAGGGCCATCTCAACCGTGGTGGACACGCCGTGATCAGCCCATTGTGGGACGTCCAGCAGGAACCGGCACTGCTCTGGCTGCGGGCCTTCTACGCCGCGCACGCGTCGGGTGAGACCCACGACCTCGCCACCGCGCACCGCGTCGCCACGCTGACCGTGGCTGAGAGGTACCCGCACCCCTTCGCCTGGGCGCCCTTCGTTCTGACGTCCCGCGCCGCTTCCACCGGACTCGGATGCCCGCCCACGAATGGAGAAACGACATGA
- a CDS encoding DUF2867 domain-containing protein translates to MSGLRLPSTDHTSRPWRIHEIAGDFRLEDLWALPTPGGPDDLHHLVQQMADGKDGPHGGNPVGRFLFAVRWKLGALLGWDKPDSGVGGRVATLRDRLPDDLREGPRGPDLSAAPFTSVFQTHDEWAAEYANKTMHGVMHIGWVSDGNGGYRGQMAVLVKPNGRLGSLYMLGIKPFRYLGVYPALMRSIGREWRENTARRMAR, encoded by the coding sequence ATGAGCGGTCTGCGCCTTCCCTCAACCGACCACACGTCCCGCCCCTGGCGGATCCACGAGATCGCCGGCGACTTCCGGCTCGAGGATCTGTGGGCGCTGCCGACGCCGGGCGGCCCGGACGACCTGCACCACCTGGTCCAGCAGATGGCGGACGGCAAGGACGGTCCGCACGGCGGCAACCCCGTGGGCCGCTTCCTTTTCGCGGTGCGCTGGAAGCTCGGCGCGCTGCTCGGCTGGGACAAGCCGGACTCGGGCGTCGGCGGCCGGGTGGCGACGCTGCGCGACCGGCTGCCGGACGACCTGCGCGAGGGGCCGCGGGGGCCCGACCTCAGCGCGGCGCCCTTCACATCAGTCTTCCAGACACACGACGAGTGGGCCGCCGAGTACGCCAACAAGACCATGCACGGGGTGATGCACATCGGCTGGGTCTCCGACGGGAACGGCGGCTACCGCGGCCAGATGGCCGTCCTGGTGAAGCCCAACGGCCGCCTCGGCTCCCTGTACATGCTCGGCATCAAACCTTTCCGGTACCTGGGGGTGTACCCGGCCCTGATGCGATCGATCGGCCGGGAGTGGCGAGAGAACACGGCCCGCCGAATGGCACGCTGA
- a CDS encoding TetR/AcrR family transcriptional regulator → MGAIRTPRDKWIEEGLRALAAGGPEAVRVEVLAQALGVSKGGFYGYFRNRAALLEEMLGTWERGVTEDVIERIENDGGDARERLGRLFDFVGSGETPVTSAGVELAIRDWARRDEGVARCLRRADNRRMDYLRELYGAFCPDEGDVEARCLITFSLRIGDHLIAADNGPRSRTEVLATVRNRLLG, encoded by the coding sequence ATGGGCGCGATCCGTACGCCGCGGGACAAGTGGATCGAGGAGGGGCTGCGGGCGCTCGCCGCCGGCGGCCCCGAGGCTGTCCGGGTGGAGGTCCTCGCCCAGGCGCTCGGCGTCAGCAAGGGCGGTTTCTACGGCTACTTCCGCAACCGCGCCGCCCTGCTGGAGGAGATGCTCGGCACCTGGGAGCGCGGGGTCACCGAGGATGTCATCGAGCGGATCGAGAACGACGGGGGCGACGCCCGCGAGCGGCTCGGGCGTCTCTTCGACTTCGTGGGGTCGGGCGAGACGCCCGTGACCAGCGCCGGGGTCGAGCTCGCGATCCGCGACTGGGCCCGGCGCGACGAAGGCGTCGCGCGTTGCCTCCGCCGGGCCGACAACCGGCGCATGGACTATCTGCGCGAGCTCTACGGGGCCTTCTGTCCCGACGAGGGCGATGTCGAGGCCCGCTGCCTGATCACCTTCTCACTGCGCATCGGCGACCACCTCATTGCAGCCGACAACGGCCCGCGCAGCCGCACGGAAGTCCTCGCCACGGTCAGGAACCGGTTGTTGGGCTAA
- a CDS encoding helix-turn-helix domain-containing protein, which translates to MPDDHEERLTPRLALGSGVRRLREQEGLSLRDLAAETTYNHSYLGRVETGNQLPSDALTEALDKRFGTGGLLTDLLALAREGSIQEYSRRTIDKESVADRIQVSTSSVIPGLLQTEAYARALFTAAQPLTPSSAIDEAVAARMARQRIFDRDGETPLFWAIIDESALKRIVGSKESMREQLDHLLQAASNPAITVQVYPFDRGEHPMLEGSLTLLTMGDGETSAYLESFGAGELVESPKRVTSLTQRFDLARSQALPERESLDLIRKYLKEEYV; encoded by the coding sequence ATGCCAGACGACCATGAGGAGCGGCTGACACCACGACTGGCGCTAGGTTCTGGAGTCCGTAGGCTCAGGGAGCAAGAGGGCCTGTCATTGCGTGACTTGGCGGCAGAGACGACGTACAACCACAGCTACCTGGGCAGGGTCGAGACCGGCAACCAATTGCCCAGCGACGCCCTCACCGAAGCACTGGACAAGCGGTTCGGTACGGGCGGCCTGCTCACCGATCTGTTGGCGTTGGCGCGTGAGGGGAGCATTCAGGAGTACAGCCGCAGAACTATCGACAAAGAGTCGGTAGCCGACCGTATTCAGGTGTCGACATCCAGCGTGATTCCCGGGCTGTTGCAGACCGAAGCATACGCACGGGCACTGTTCACGGCGGCTCAACCGCTCACCCCTTCCAGCGCGATTGATGAAGCGGTAGCGGCCCGAATGGCACGTCAGCGCATCTTCGACCGGGACGGCGAAACCCCTCTTTTCTGGGCAATCATTGACGAATCAGCCCTAAAGCGGATCGTTGGCAGCAAAGAAAGCATGAGGGAACAGCTCGATCATTTATTGCAGGCCGCGAGTAATCCGGCCATTACGGTGCAGGTTTACCCGTTTGATCGCGGAGAGCACCCCATGCTAGAAGGGTCCTTGACTCTGCTGACCATGGGGGACGGGGAAACCTCCGCCTATCTCGAATCCTTCGGGGCTGGCGAACTGGTCGAATCTCCTAAGCGGGTGACTAGCCTGACTCAAAGGTTTGATCTGGCACGCTCACAGGCACTGCCAGAAAGAGAGTCCCTAGATCTCATCAGAAAGTACCTGAAGGAAGAATACGTATGA
- a CDS encoding DUF397 domain-containing protein, whose translation MSILPDLKTAEWRKSTYSGVNNGDCLEVADDFPGVVPVRDSKRPGGPVLVVPAASWAAFIEHVRN comes from the coding sequence ATGAGCATACTTCCCGACCTCAAAACGGCAGAGTGGCGTAAGTCCACCTACAGCGGAGTCAACAACGGCGATTGCCTAGAGGTTGCCGACGACTTCCCCGGCGTCGTGCCTGTGCGTGACTCCAAGCGTCCCGGGGGCCCGGTCCTGGTGGTCCCTGCCGCGTCTTGGGCCGCGTTCATCGAGCACGTGAGGAACTAG
- a CDS encoding DUF397 domain-containing protein, translating to MTNTPDLESAQWRKSTYSGMNNGDCLEVADGFPGVVPVRDSKRAGGPVIVVPAASWAVFIEHMRN from the coding sequence GTGACCAATACTCCCGACCTAGAGTCGGCCCAGTGGCGCAAGTCCACCTACAGCGGGATGAATAACGGCGACTGCCTCGAAGTCGCCGACGGCTTCCCCGGCGTCGTGCCGGTACGGGACAGCAAGCGTGCGGGTGGCCCGGTCATAGTTGTCCCTGCCGCGTCTTGGGCAGTGTTCATCGAGCACATGAGGAACTAG
- a CDS encoding HelD family protein produces the protein MPASHPLDSEPLDDERAHLTASRAALRAMRADAEALDIRDVTANWVNAEVLQAEIDNRIKALADLAHTPLFFGRIDYQGHPGQQGDAQYYIGRRHVHDADGDPMVIDWRAPVSQPFYRASKRDPQHVALRRRFGYTGGELTAYEDEHLTDPAEADQASALLQSEIERPRVGPMRDIVATIQPEQDEIVRAGADGTVCVQGAPGTGKTAVGLHRVAYLLYAHRERLARTGTLVIGPNRSFLHYIEQVLPALGELEVKQSTVAELVAHVPVGGTDDAETARIKGDVRMAEVLRRAVRSGVTMPTEPCVVVRGSRRWRIPAHELTEITEELLSRHIRYGAARDALPQRIAHAVLIRMEQSGEAPDDRVQDAVARNSAVKAAVKAIWPAVDPVKLVLRLLTDADFLAEQAEGLLTPDEQKAILWIKPPRGVKSAKWSAADTVLIDEAADLVSRTHSLGHVVLDEAQDLSPMQYRAVGRRCTTGSATILGDLAQGTTPWATASWAEALEHLGKPDAAVEELTQGFRVPREVIAYASRLLPAIAPGLTPATSIRESPGDFSVRSVAAADLNAAVLDACRAALRREGSIGLIAADARIPALAAALDAAGLAYLAPGEETSAESRLTLVPATLAKGLEYDYVVLDEPAAIVDGEPDDRTGLRRLYVALTRAVSGLTIIHAAPLPPELNT, from the coding sequence GTGCCCGCCTCACACCCCCTAGACAGCGAGCCCCTCGACGACGAGCGCGCCCACCTCACCGCGTCCCGCGCCGCGCTGCGTGCCATGCGCGCGGACGCCGAAGCCCTCGACATCCGCGATGTCACCGCGAACTGGGTGAACGCCGAAGTCCTCCAAGCCGAGATCGACAACCGGATCAAGGCGCTCGCGGACCTGGCGCACACCCCGCTCTTCTTCGGCCGCATCGACTACCAGGGACACCCAGGACAGCAAGGCGACGCCCAGTACTACATCGGCCGCCGCCACGTCCATGACGCCGACGGCGACCCGATGGTCATCGACTGGCGCGCCCCCGTCTCGCAGCCCTTCTACCGCGCCTCCAAACGCGACCCGCAGCACGTCGCCCTGCGCCGCCGCTTCGGCTATACGGGCGGCGAGCTCACCGCCTACGAGGACGAACACCTCACCGACCCCGCGGAGGCCGATCAGGCCAGCGCCCTGCTGCAGAGCGAGATCGAACGCCCCCGCGTCGGCCCGATGCGGGACATCGTGGCCACGATCCAGCCCGAGCAGGACGAGATCGTCCGCGCCGGGGCCGATGGCACGGTCTGCGTCCAGGGCGCCCCCGGCACCGGCAAGACGGCGGTCGGTCTGCACCGGGTCGCGTATCTGCTCTACGCCCACCGCGAGCGACTGGCCCGCACCGGCACCCTGGTCATCGGCCCGAACCGGTCCTTCCTCCACTACATCGAGCAAGTACTCCCCGCCCTGGGAGAGCTGGAGGTCAAGCAGAGCACCGTCGCCGAACTGGTCGCGCATGTCCCCGTAGGCGGCACGGATGACGCCGAGACGGCCCGTATCAAGGGCGACGTCCGGATGGCCGAGGTGCTGCGCCGCGCGGTCCGCTCCGGCGTCACCATGCCCACCGAGCCCTGTGTCGTCGTACGCGGCTCGCGCCGCTGGCGTATCCCCGCCCATGAACTCACCGAGATCACCGAGGAGCTGCTGTCCCGCCATATCCGCTATGGCGCGGCACGGGACGCGCTCCCCCAGCGCATCGCACACGCCGTGCTCATCCGGATGGAACAGTCCGGGGAGGCGCCGGATGACCGCGTCCAGGACGCGGTGGCCCGCAACTCCGCCGTCAAGGCGGCGGTAAAGGCGATCTGGCCCGCCGTCGATCCGGTGAAGCTGGTGCTCCGCCTCCTGACCGACGCGGACTTCCTGGCGGAGCAGGCCGAGGGTCTCCTCACCCCCGACGAGCAGAAGGCGATCCTGTGGATCAAGCCCCCGCGCGGGGTGAAGTCCGCGAAGTGGTCGGCGGCCGACACGGTGCTGATCGATGAGGCCGCGGATCTGGTGAGCCGGACTCACTCGCTCGGCCATGTCGTCCTGGACGAGGCGCAGGACCTGTCGCCGATGCAGTACCGGGCGGTGGGGCGCCGCTGCACCACGGGCTCCGCGACGATCCTGGGCGATCTGGCCCAGGGCACGACGCCCTGGGCGACCGCGAGCTGGGCGGAGGCCCTGGAGCACCTGGGCAAGCCGGACGCGGCGGTCGAGGAGCTTACGCAGGGCTTCCGTGTCCCCCGCGAGGTCATCGCCTACGCCTCCCGGCTGCTTCCGGCGATCGCGCCGGGCCTCACCCCGGCGACCTCCATCCGGGAGTCACCGGGGGACTTCTCGGTACGGTCCGTGGCCGCCGCGGACCTCAACGCCGCCGTACTGGACGCCTGCCGGGCCGCGCTGCGCCGGGAGGGCTCCATCGGCCTGATCGCGGCCGACGCCCGGATTCCTGCCCTCGCCGCGGCCCTGGACGCGGCGGGGCTCGCGTATCTCGCCCCCGGCGAGGAAACGTCAGCCGAGTCCCGGCTGACGCTGGTCCCGGCCACGCTGGCCAAGGGCCTGGAGTACGACTACGTAGTCCTCGACGAACCCGCCGCCATCGTGGACGGCGAACCGGACGACCGCACCGGCCTGCGCCGCCTCTACGTCGCCCTCACCCGTGCGGTCTCCGGCCTCACGATCATCCACGCCGCCCCCCTCCCACCCGAACTCAACACCTGA
- a CDS encoding copper homeostasis protein CutC — translation MSRPILEVIALTAEDAIAARAGGADRLELVTDMAAEGLTPARETFAAVRAAVDIPIRVMLRPAGGFSAGDARTLDALRAQAQLLRAEGADEFVLGFLDEAGQPDLTAIGALLDVIYGCRWTFHRAIDRASDRGGLRKALAELPGLDTYLTAGASSGVDAGLAVLRTEAARSAAGEPGYGARILVGGGLRLEHTAQLRTARIDAFHIGGAARPHGWDAPVDANAVRVWRTALSC, via the coding sequence ATGTCTAGACCAATTCTCGAGGTGATCGCACTCACCGCGGAGGACGCGATCGCGGCGCGGGCCGGAGGGGCGGATCGCCTCGAACTGGTCACCGATATGGCAGCGGAGGGGCTCACTCCCGCACGGGAGACCTTCGCGGCGGTACGGGCGGCGGTGGACATCCCCATCCGGGTCATGCTGCGGCCGGCCGGCGGCTTCTCGGCGGGCGACGCCCGGACGCTCGACGCACTGCGCGCACAGGCCCAGCTGCTACGCGCCGAGGGCGCCGACGAGTTCGTACTCGGCTTCCTGGATGAGGCCGGGCAACCGGATCTGACGGCGATCGGTGCGCTACTGGACGTGATCTACGGGTGCCGGTGGACGTTCCACCGCGCCATCGACCGGGCCTCGGACCGGGGCGGGCTGCGCAAGGCGCTCGCGGAGCTGCCGGGACTCGATACGTATCTGACCGCCGGTGCGTCGTCCGGTGTCGACGCCGGGCTCGCCGTGCTGCGGACCGAGGCGGCCCGTTCGGCCGCGGGGGAGCCGGGATACGGCGCCCGGATTCTCGTCGGCGGTGGCCTGCGGCTGGAGCACACCGCGCAGCTGCGGACCGCACGGATCGACGCGTTCCACATCGGCGGCGCGGCGCGGCCCCACGGCTGGGACGCGCCCGTCGACGCGAACGCGGTACGCGTCTGGCGCACGGCGCTGAGCTGCTAG